Proteins co-encoded in one Prescottella sp. R16 genomic window:
- the nuoH gene encoding NADH-quinone oxidoreductase subunit NuoH, with protein sequence MTAVSTVVFAAADLSMFGRDPWWLVIVKALAIFVFLVLTVLLAIYAERKILAFMQMRIGPDRVGPRGLLQTLADGIKLALKEGIVPSGVEKPIYLLAPIIATVPAFMAFAVIPFGPQVSVFGTRTPLQLTDLPVAVLYLLAISSVGVYGIVLAGWSSGSTYPLLGGIRSTAQVISYEIAMGLTFAAVFLYAGTMSTSGIVAAQDSTWYVFLLLPSFLIYLTAMVGETNRAPFDLPEAEGELVGGFHTEYSSLRFAMFMLAEYVNMTTVSALAATMFLGGWHAPWPLSLWSGANSGWWPLLWFVVKVWLLLFVFIWLRATLPRLRYDQFMNLGWKVLIPAAVAWVLVVAAARVLHDDGRPVPAAILHIAGMLAVLVVLVRAPRLSRQQKEEADV encoded by the coding sequence ATGACCGCCGTATCCACCGTTGTGTTCGCCGCCGCCGACCTGTCGATGTTCGGCCGCGACCCGTGGTGGCTGGTGATCGTGAAGGCACTCGCGATCTTCGTGTTCCTCGTGCTCACGGTGCTGCTCGCGATCTATGCGGAACGAAAGATCCTGGCGTTCATGCAGATGCGGATCGGCCCGGACCGGGTCGGGCCGCGCGGCCTGCTGCAGACCCTCGCCGACGGCATCAAACTGGCCCTCAAGGAGGGCATCGTCCCGTCCGGGGTGGAGAAGCCGATCTACCTGCTGGCGCCGATCATCGCGACCGTTCCCGCGTTCATGGCGTTCGCGGTGATCCCGTTCGGCCCGCAGGTGTCGGTGTTCGGCACCCGGACGCCGCTGCAGCTGACGGATCTGCCGGTCGCGGTGCTCTACCTCCTCGCGATCTCGTCGGTGGGCGTGTACGGCATCGTGCTCGCCGGCTGGTCCTCGGGCTCGACGTATCCGCTGCTCGGCGGTATCCGGTCGACTGCGCAGGTGATCTCGTACGAGATCGCGATGGGACTGACGTTCGCGGCCGTCTTCCTCTACGCCGGCACGATGTCCACGTCGGGAATCGTTGCCGCACAGGACAGCACGTGGTACGTGTTCCTGCTGCTGCCGTCGTTCCTGATCTACCTGACCGCGATGGTCGGCGAAACCAACCGGGCCCCGTTCGACCTGCCCGAGGCCGAAGGCGAACTGGTCGGCGGCTTCCACACCGAGTACTCGTCGCTGCGGTTCGCGATGTTCATGCTCGCCGAGTACGTGAACATGACGACGGTCTCCGCGCTCGCGGCCACGATGTTCCTCGGCGGCTGGCACGCCCCGTGGCCGCTGAGCCTGTGGTCCGGCGCGAACAGTGGATGGTGGCCACTGCTGTGGTTCGTCGTGAAGGTGTGGCTGCTGCTGTTCGTGTTCATCTGGTTGCGCGCCACCCTGCCGCGGCTGCGGTACGACCAGTTCATGAACCTCGGCTGGAAGGTCCTCATCCCCGCCGCCGTCGCATGGGTGCTGGTGGTCGCCGCCGCCCGCGTCCTGCACGACGACGGCCGCCCCGTGCCCGCCGCGATCCTGCACATCGCCGGGATGCTCGCCGTGCTGGTGGTGCTCGTACGGGCACCACGCCTCTCTCGTCAGCAGAAGGAGGAAGCCGATGTCTGA
- the nuoI gene encoding NADH-quinone oxidoreductase subunit NuoI, whose translation MSDFLDSVAGFGVTFRSMFREPVTEFYPEQKTPTAPRYHGRHQLNRHPDGLEKCIGCELCAWACPADAIYVEGADNTEEERYSPGERYGRVYQINYLRCIGCGLCIEACPTRALTMTNEYEMADDNRTDLIYEKDRLLAPLEPGMEPPPHPMAPGATEQDYYRGQVT comes from the coding sequence ATGTCTGATTTCCTCGATTCGGTCGCCGGATTCGGTGTGACCTTCCGGTCGATGTTCCGGGAGCCGGTCACCGAGTTCTACCCCGAACAGAAGACACCGACCGCGCCGCGCTACCACGGCCGGCACCAACTCAACCGGCACCCGGACGGTCTCGAGAAGTGCATCGGCTGCGAACTGTGCGCGTGGGCGTGCCCCGCGGACGCGATCTACGTCGAGGGCGCCGACAACACCGAGGAGGAGCGCTATTCGCCGGGCGAACGGTACGGGCGGGTCTACCAGATCAACTACCTGCGGTGCATCGGCTGCGGACTGTGCATCGAGGCCTGCCCGACGCGGGCGTTGACGATGACGAACGAGTACGAGATGGCCGACGACAACCGCACCGACCTCATCTACGAGAAGGACCGGCTCCTCGCCCCACTCGAACCGGGTATGGAGCCGCCGCCGCACCCGATGGCGCCGGGCGCCACCGAGCAGGACTACTACCGTGGGCAGGTGACGTAG
- a CDS encoding NADH-quinone oxidoreductase subunit J, whose translation MIEPHTALLAADVLTRTSTGEAVQFWILGTVAVLGALGVVCAPKAVYSAIFLATTMIVLAVLYIAQGALFLGVVQVVVYTGAVMMLFLFVLMLVGVDSSDSLVETLRGQRIAAAVTGVGFGLLLVGALGNATLGVIRDGTVGFVGLDAANEGGNVEGLAEIVFVRYVWVFELTGALLVTATIGAMILAHRERFEPRRTQRELSQQRFRDWASGDVDRVTPLPSPGVYARSNAVDMPARRADGTLARDSVAAILEPRDVPPPGGLPDRGEER comes from the coding sequence ATGATCGAGCCGCACACGGCACTGCTCGCCGCCGACGTCCTCACCCGCACGTCCACCGGTGAAGCCGTGCAGTTCTGGATCCTCGGGACGGTCGCCGTCCTCGGCGCCCTCGGGGTGGTGTGCGCGCCGAAGGCCGTCTACTCCGCGATCTTCCTGGCCACCACCATGATCGTGCTCGCGGTGCTGTACATCGCGCAGGGGGCACTGTTCCTCGGCGTCGTGCAGGTCGTCGTCTACACCGGCGCGGTGATGATGCTGTTCCTGTTCGTGCTCATGCTCGTCGGCGTCGACTCGTCCGACTCGCTGGTGGAAACCCTGCGCGGACAACGCATCGCCGCCGCCGTCACCGGTGTCGGCTTCGGGCTGCTCCTCGTCGGCGCCCTCGGCAACGCGACTCTCGGCGTGATCCGCGACGGCACCGTCGGTTTCGTCGGCCTCGACGCCGCGAACGAGGGCGGCAACGTCGAGGGCCTCGCCGAGATCGTGTTCGTCCGCTACGTGTGGGTGTTCGAGCTGACCGGTGCGCTGCTCGTCACCGCCACGATCGGCGCGATGATCCTCGCGCACCGGGAACGGTTCGAGCCGCGCCGCACCCAGCGAGAACTCTCGCAGCAACGCTTCCGGGACTGGGCGTCCGGCGACGTCGACCGGGTCACCCCGCTCCCGAGCCCCGGCGTGTACGCGCGCAGCAACGCCGTCGACATGCCCGCCCGCCGCGCCGACGGCACCCTCGCCCGCGACTCGGTCGCCGCGATCCTCGAACCGCGGGACGTGCCCCCGCCCGGGGGCCTTCCGGATCGGGGGGAGGAGCGGTGA
- the nuoK gene encoding NADH-quinone oxidoreductase subunit NuoK gives MNPANYLYLSVLLFTIGAAGVLLRRNAIVVFMCIELMLNAANLAFVTFARMHGRLDGQVFAFFTMVVAAAEVVVGLAIIMTIFRTRRSASVDDANLLEY, from the coding sequence GTGAACCCCGCGAACTACCTGTACCTGTCGGTGCTCCTGTTCACGATCGGTGCCGCCGGAGTGCTGTTGCGACGCAACGCGATCGTCGTGTTCATGTGCATCGAGCTGATGCTCAACGCCGCCAATCTGGCGTTCGTCACGTTCGCTCGCATGCACGGCCGGCTCGACGGCCAGGTGTTCGCGTTCTTCACGATGGTCGTCGCCGCGGCCGAGGTCGTCGTCGGTCTCGCGATCATCATGACCATCTTCCGCACCCGCCGGTCGGCCTCGGTCGACGACGCGAATCTGCTCGAGTACTGA
- the nuoL gene encoding NADH-quinone oxidoreductase subunit L produces MRETIWLLPALPLAGAVFLLLAGRRSDRWGHLLGCAAALASFAVAVGLLIDFLGADAADRVATQTLFSYLPVAGLQVDAALRLDPLSLCFALLVTGVGSLIHIYSVGYMREDTGRRRFFAYLNLFLAAMLLLVLAGNFVVLYVGWEGVGLASYLLIGFWQHKPTAATAAKKAFVVNRVGDMGLIVAIMIMFATFGSVSFTDVFTAAPQAGEATLTWMGLALLLAACAKSAQVPLQSWLGDAMEGPTPVSALIHAATMVTAGVYLIVRSGPIFEAAPGAQAAVVTVGAVTLLFGAIIGCAKDDIKKALAASTMSQIGYMVLAAGLGPAGYTFAIMLLLAHGFFKAGLFLGAGAVMHATGEETDMRRYGGLRTLMPITFATFGFGYLAIIGIPPFSGFFAKDKVIEAAFGSGGVGAVVLGSVALLGAGITAFYMTRVMVLTFLGEPRFDPATEPHEAPPVMTIPMILLALGSVAAGGLLALGGALDRWLAPVWTEFGSGTEHHDLPVPAWTVSVATLAVVIVGIGVAWRTYGTRPVPASAPQDVSGLTVAARHDLYGDAFDEAVLMRPGQQLVAGLTVVDDRGIDGVVRAVPALIGAASTALRRLQTGFVRSYALYMFAGAACVVAALLVGRM; encoded by the coding sequence ATGCGTGAGACGATCTGGCTCCTGCCGGCACTGCCGCTCGCCGGCGCGGTGTTCCTCCTGCTCGCCGGACGCCGCAGCGACCGGTGGGGGCATCTCCTCGGGTGCGCCGCCGCGCTCGCGTCGTTCGCGGTCGCGGTAGGTCTGCTGATCGACTTCCTCGGCGCCGACGCCGCCGACCGCGTCGCGACGCAGACCCTGTTCTCGTACCTGCCGGTCGCGGGACTGCAGGTCGACGCGGCCCTGCGACTCGATCCGCTGTCGCTGTGCTTCGCGCTGCTCGTCACCGGGGTCGGGTCGCTCATCCACATCTACTCGGTCGGCTACATGCGAGAAGACACCGGCCGCCGCCGATTTTTCGCCTACCTCAACCTGTTCCTCGCCGCGATGTTGCTCCTCGTCCTCGCCGGCAACTTCGTGGTCCTCTACGTCGGCTGGGAAGGCGTCGGGCTCGCGTCGTACCTGCTGATCGGGTTCTGGCAGCACAAGCCGACCGCCGCGACCGCCGCGAAGAAGGCGTTCGTCGTCAACCGGGTCGGCGACATGGGCCTGATCGTCGCCATCATGATCATGTTCGCGACGTTCGGGTCGGTGTCGTTCACGGACGTGTTCACCGCGGCCCCGCAGGCGGGGGAGGCCACGCTGACCTGGATGGGGCTGGCGCTGCTGCTCGCGGCGTGCGCCAAGTCGGCGCAGGTGCCGCTGCAGTCGTGGCTCGGTGACGCGATGGAGGGCCCCACCCCGGTGTCCGCACTCATCCACGCCGCGACGATGGTCACCGCAGGCGTGTACCTGATCGTGCGCTCCGGCCCGATCTTCGAGGCCGCGCCGGGCGCGCAGGCCGCGGTCGTGACGGTCGGCGCGGTGACCCTGCTGTTCGGCGCGATCATCGGCTGCGCGAAGGACGACATCAAGAAGGCGCTCGCAGCATCGACGATGAGCCAGATCGGCTACATGGTGCTCGCCGCCGGACTCGGCCCCGCCGGATACACGTTCGCGATCATGCTGCTGCTCGCGCACGGCTTCTTCAAGGCCGGCCTGTTCCTCGGCGCCGGCGCGGTGATGCACGCGACCGGCGAGGAAACCGACATGCGACGCTACGGCGGACTGCGCACCCTCATGCCGATCACGTTCGCCACGTTCGGATTCGGCTATCTCGCGATCATCGGGATCCCCCCGTTCTCGGGGTTCTTCGCGAAGGACAAGGTGATCGAGGCCGCATTCGGCTCCGGTGGTGTCGGCGCCGTGGTGCTCGGCAGCGTCGCACTGCTCGGCGCGGGAATCACCGCGTTCTACATGACACGGGTGATGGTGCTGACGTTCCTCGGCGAGCCCCGCTTCGATCCGGCCACCGAACCGCACGAGGCGCCCCCGGTGATGACGATTCCCATGATCCTGCTCGCCCTCGGTTCGGTCGCCGCCGGTGGCCTGCTCGCCCTCGGCGGCGCACTCGACCGCTGGCTCGCCCCGGTGTGGACCGAATTCGGTTCCGGCACCGAGCATCACGACCTGCCGGTCCCGGCGTGGACGGTCAGCGTCGCCACCCTCGCCGTCGTGATCGTCGGCATCGGTGTCGCGTGGCGGACCTACGGCACCCGGCCCGTCCCGGCCTCGGCGCCGCAGGACGTCTCGGGACTCACCGTCGCCGCCCGCCACGACCTGTACGGTGACGCATTCGACGAGGCCGTGCTCATGCGGCCCGGACAGCAGCTGGTCGCGGGCCTGACGGTGGTCGACGACCGCGGCATCGACGGCGTGGTCCGGGCCGTCCCCGCTCTGATCGGGGCAGCGTCGACGGCACTGCGACGCCTGCAGACCGGATTCGTGCGCTCGTACGCGCTGTACATGTTCGCCGGCGCCGCCTGCGTCGTCGCGGCCCTGCTGGTGGGGAGGATGTGA
- a CDS encoding NADH-quinone oxidoreductase subunit M has product MTGFPWLTTLWLLPAVGAVLVMLLPAHERQAARIVALVAAAGTFAVSVGLAIGFDPGGEHYQFVESRSWITAFGTRYELGLDGIGLALVLLTTVLVPLLLLAGWRDVASDDPRPRAVHMYAALILVVESLVLMSFLSLDILLFYIVFEAMLIPMYFLLGGFGEPGPQRARAAVKFLLYNLFGGLIMLAAVIGLYAVTAGADSPFSAGTFDLRAIVTAVSSGDLVMSAPVTNALFLGFMFAFAVKAPLWPLHSWLPDAAARTTPVSAVLMMAVVDKVGTFAMLRYTLTLFPDAARTFAPLLVTLAVISVVYGALLAIGQTDVMRLIAYTSISHFGFIVLGLFAMTSQGQSGGVLYMVAHGISTAALMLVAGFLVTRRGSRVIADYGGVQTVAPLLAGTFLVAGMATLSLPGLAPFVSEFLVLVGTFTRYPAAAVIATVAIVLAALYILWLYQRMMGGPVTAGTERVHDLRRRELLVVAPLLALLIGIGVYPKPLLDIVTPAVTTTLTTIGAVDPAPTTTDADGGAR; this is encoded by the coding sequence ATGACCGGTTTCCCCTGGTTGACGACGCTGTGGCTGCTCCCGGCGGTCGGCGCGGTCCTCGTCATGCTGCTCCCCGCCCACGAACGGCAGGCCGCCCGGATCGTCGCCCTCGTCGCCGCAGCCGGCACGTTCGCGGTGTCCGTGGGGCTCGCGATCGGCTTCGACCCCGGCGGCGAGCACTACCAGTTCGTCGAATCCCGTTCCTGGATAACGGCGTTCGGCACCCGCTACGAACTCGGGCTCGACGGGATCGGTCTCGCCCTGGTTCTGCTCACCACCGTCCTGGTACCGCTGCTGCTGCTGGCCGGTTGGCGGGACGTGGCGTCCGACGATCCTCGCCCCCGCGCCGTCCACATGTACGCCGCCCTGATCCTCGTCGTCGAGTCGCTGGTGCTGATGTCGTTCCTGTCGCTCGACATCCTGCTGTTCTACATCGTCTTCGAAGCCATGCTGATCCCGATGTACTTCCTGCTCGGCGGCTTCGGGGAACCCGGCCCGCAGCGGGCACGGGCCGCCGTGAAGTTCCTGCTGTACAACCTGTTCGGTGGACTGATCATGCTCGCGGCCGTGATCGGCCTGTACGCCGTGACCGCGGGCGCCGACAGCCCCTTCTCGGCGGGAACGTTCGACCTGCGGGCGATCGTGACGGCCGTGTCCTCCGGCGATCTGGTGATGTCCGCGCCGGTCACGAACGCGCTGTTCCTCGGATTCATGTTCGCGTTCGCGGTCAAGGCGCCGCTGTGGCCGCTGCACAGCTGGCTGCCCGACGCCGCCGCCCGCACCACCCCCGTGAGCGCGGTCCTCATGATGGCCGTCGTCGACAAGGTCGGCACGTTCGCGATGCTCCGCTACACCCTGACCCTGTTCCCCGACGCCGCCCGCACATTCGCGCCCCTGCTCGTCACACTCGCGGTGATCAGCGTCGTATACGGCGCACTGCTCGCGATCGGACAGACCGACGTCATGCGGCTCATCGCGTACACGTCGATCTCGCACTTCGGGTTCATCGTGCTGGGCCTGTTCGCGATGACCAGCCAGGGACAGAGCGGTGGGGTGCTCTACATGGTCGCCCACGGAATCTCCACTGCCGCACTGATGCTCGTCGCCGGATTCCTCGTCACCCGGCGCGGCAGCCGGGTCATCGCCGACTACGGCGGTGTCCAGACGGTCGCCCCGCTGCTGGCCGGGACGTTCCTCGTCGCGGGCATGGCCACCCTGTCGCTGCCGGGCCTGGCACCGTTCGTCAGCGAATTCCTCGTCCTCGTCGGCACGTTCACCCGCTACCCGGCCGCCGCGGTGATCGCGACCGTCGCGATCGTCCTCGCCGCCCTCTACATCCTGTGGCTCTACCAGCGGATGATGGGCGGACCCGTCACCGCCGGCACCGAACGCGTCCACGACCTGCGCCGGCGCGAACTACTCGTCGTCGCACCGCTGCTCGCACTGCTGATCGGCATCGGCGTCTACCCCAAACCGCTTCTCGACATCGTCACCCCCGCCGTCACGACGACCCTCACCACGATCGGTGCGGTCGACCCGGCACCCACGACCACCGACGCGGACGGAGGCGCGCGATGA
- the nuoN gene encoding NADH-quinone oxidoreductase subunit NuoN encodes MTPSIEYGRLAPMLIVFAVAVAGVLVEAFAPARSRYRIQVALAYGGLAAALVAVGALWGVRQVVAVGSVAIDGPTLFLQATILLVSVLSIALCADRGLDRADAGAVTVPADAFAARASTTPGGVAEREATATGVTQTEVYPLVLFAVGGMLLFPAANDMLTMFVALEVLSLPLYLLCGLARRRRLLSQEAALKYFLLGAFSSAFFLFGIAMLYGYAGTVSIPGIRAAIEDGSGDILLAQLGLALVAVGLLFKVGAVPFHSWIPDVYQGAPTPITAFMASATKIAAFGAALRIFTVAVPGLRDDWRPVLWTVAILTMVLASVLAITQSDVKRMLAYSSVAHAGFILTGVIAGTDAGVAATLFYLLAYGISSVGAFAVLTLVRDADGTEVGALDRWAGLGRTSPFVATVFGLLLLSFAGIPLTSGFVGKFAVFQAAASGGAVPLVIVGVVASAIAAIFYIRVIVLMFFAVPPTTSPPVVVLSAPTVAVVGISAVVTVALGVAPQPVLDLANRAADFLL; translated from the coding sequence ATGACCCCCAGTATCGAATACGGCCGGCTCGCACCGATGCTCATCGTGTTCGCGGTCGCCGTCGCCGGTGTCCTCGTCGAGGCGTTCGCCCCCGCTCGGTCCCGGTACCGGATCCAGGTGGCCCTCGCGTACGGCGGACTCGCCGCCGCCCTCGTCGCCGTCGGCGCCCTGTGGGGTGTTCGGCAGGTCGTCGCCGTCGGATCCGTCGCAATCGACGGCCCCACCCTGTTCCTGCAGGCCACGATCCTGCTGGTCTCCGTCCTGTCGATCGCGCTGTGCGCGGACCGCGGCCTGGACCGGGCGGACGCCGGCGCCGTCACCGTCCCGGCAGACGCATTCGCGGCCCGCGCGTCCACGACCCCCGGTGGCGTCGCCGAAAGAGAGGCCACCGCCACCGGCGTGACCCAGACCGAGGTGTACCCGCTCGTGCTGTTCGCGGTCGGCGGCATGCTGCTGTTCCCGGCCGCGAACGACATGCTCACCATGTTCGTCGCGCTCGAAGTGCTGTCGCTGCCGCTGTACCTGCTGTGCGGGCTGGCCCGCCGACGCCGGCTGCTGTCCCAGGAGGCGGCACTCAAATACTTTCTGCTGGGCGCCTTCTCGTCGGCGTTCTTCCTGTTCGGCATCGCCATGCTGTACGGCTACGCGGGCACCGTCTCGATCCCCGGCATCCGGGCAGCGATCGAGGACGGCAGCGGAGACATCCTGCTCGCCCAACTCGGCCTGGCACTGGTTGCCGTGGGCCTGCTCTTCAAAGTCGGTGCGGTGCCTTTCCATTCGTGGATCCCCGACGTCTACCAGGGCGCCCCCACGCCGATCACCGCGTTCATGGCGTCCGCCACCAAGATCGCCGCATTCGGTGCGGCACTGCGGATCTTCACCGTCGCCGTCCCCGGACTGCGCGACGACTGGCGACCCGTGCTGTGGACGGTCGCGATCCTCACGATGGTTCTCGCATCGGTCCTCGCGATCACCCAGTCCGACGTCAAACGCATGCTCGCCTACTCGTCGGTGGCGCACGCCGGCTTCATCCTCACCGGGGTGATCGCCGGCACCGACGCCGGCGTCGCAGCCACCCTGTTCTATCTGCTCGCCTACGGCATCAGCAGCGTCGGCGCCTTCGCCGTCCTCACCCTCGTCCGCGACGCCGACGGCACCGAAGTCGGCGCCCTCGACCGATGGGCCGGACTCGGCCGCACCTCCCCGTTCGTCGCCACCGTGTTCGGCCTGCTGCTGCTGTCGTTCGCCGGTATCCCGCTCACCAGCGGATTCGTCGGCAAGTTCGCGGTCTTCCAGGCCGCCGCCTCCGGTGGGGCAGTGCCACTCGTGATCGTCGGCGTCGTCGCCAGCGCCATCGCCGCGATCTTCTACATCCGCGTCATCGTGCTCATGTTCTTCGCCGTCCCCCCGACGACGTCCCCGCCCGTCGTCGTCCTCAGCGCCCCCACCGTCGCCGTCGTCGGCATCAGCGCCGTCGTCACCGTCGCCCTCGGTGTCGCCCCGCAACCCGTCCTCGACCTCGCGAACCGGGCCGCCGACTTCCTGCTGTGA
- a CDS encoding nuclear transport factor 2 family protein has product MTERTIEQRIADLERIEAIKNLKHRYLRACDAKDPETFRACFVDRGARIDYGPLGQFDDADPIAEIFRSIALQKVDGRHVILDMHHAFHPEITLHGDESASGKWTLAFRQVNLVEGTETVRSIEYADEYVVENGEWKMSACASHTLWSMTRPLGEGTVVTEG; this is encoded by the coding sequence GTGACGGAACGCACCATCGAACAGCGCATCGCCGATCTCGAGCGGATCGAGGCGATCAAGAATCTGAAGCACCGCTATCTGCGGGCGTGTGATGCGAAGGATCCGGAGACGTTCCGGGCGTGCTTCGTCGATCGGGGTGCCCGGATCGACTACGGCCCGCTCGGGCAGTTCGACGACGCCGACCCGATCGCGGAGATCTTCCGCAGCATCGCGCTGCAGAAGGTGGACGGCCGGCACGTGATCCTGGACATGCATCACGCGTTCCATCCGGAGATCACGCTGCACGGTGACGAGTCCGCATCGGGTAAGTGGACGCTCGCGTTCCGTCAGGTCAATCTGGTCGAGGGCACCGAGACCGTTCGTTCCATCGAGTACGCCGACGAGTACGTGGTGGAGAACGGTGAGTGGAAGATGTCGGCGTGTGCATCGCACACGTTGTGGTCGATGACGCGTCCGCTGGGCGAGGGCACCGTCGTCACCGAGGGCTGA
- a CDS encoding ferritin-like domain-containing protein, whose protein sequence is MSNQSLGPEQRALVDALTAEYAAVFAYGVVAAFSNPARTGQVAADTAAHRARRDATIDTLTAAGVDVPQPEPGYALPFPVTDPISAARLAAQVETDTATAWRSVIERAQSDAVRDTGIVALTESAVRAANWHVVLGDQPATTAFPGQP, encoded by the coding sequence GTGAGCAATCAGAGCCTCGGACCCGAACAGCGGGCGCTCGTCGACGCCCTGACCGCCGAGTACGCCGCCGTGTTCGCGTACGGCGTCGTCGCGGCGTTCTCCAATCCGGCGCGCACCGGCCAGGTCGCCGCGGACACCGCCGCACACCGGGCGCGCCGGGACGCCACGATCGACACCCTGACCGCCGCCGGCGTCGACGTGCCGCAACCGGAACCCGGTTACGCACTACCGTTCCCGGTCACCGATCCGATCTCGGCGGCCCGCCTGGCCGCGCAGGTGGAAACCGACACCGCGACCGCGTGGCGGTCGGTGATCGAACGTGCCCAGTCCGACGCCGTCCGTGACACCGGCATCGTGGCACTCACCGAATCCGCTGTGCGCGCCGCGAACTGGCACGTAGTACTCGGCGACCAGCCGGCCACGACCGCGTTCCCGGGTCAGCCGTAG
- the rimP gene encoding ribosome maturation factor RimP: MPVPSKERVIELLADPVEREGYDLEDVVVTAAGKHSLVRVMLDSDAGLELDEVARLSHVIAEIFDATNDFGETPYTLEVTSPGIDRPLTAERHWRRAQGRKALVDLDGESVTARIGRLDDGVVDLVVKDGREFAVRRVELQDVKKAVVQVEFSRPDARELDLAGGVPEGRVAPADADASDDVNEEVEGFDK; the protein is encoded by the coding sequence ATGCCGGTGCCGTCGAAGGAACGGGTGATCGAGCTTCTCGCCGATCCCGTCGAGCGCGAGGGCTACGACCTCGAGGACGTGGTCGTCACGGCCGCGGGCAAGCACAGCCTCGTCCGCGTCATGCTCGACAGCGACGCCGGGCTCGAACTCGACGAGGTCGCGCGGCTCAGCCACGTGATCGCCGAAATCTTCGATGCGACGAACGACTTCGGTGAGACGCCGTACACGCTCGAGGTGACCTCACCCGGCATCGACCGTCCGCTCACCGCCGAACGGCACTGGCGTCGCGCGCAGGGTCGCAAGGCCCTCGTCGACCTCGACGGCGAATCGGTGACCGCGCGGATCGGTCGGCTCGACGACGGCGTCGTCGACCTGGTGGTCAAGGACGGGCGCGAGTTCGCCGTCCGCCGGGTGGAACTGCAGGATGTCAAGAAAGCTGTTGTACAGGTGGAGTTCTCGCGTCCCGACGCGAGAGAGCTCGATCTCGCCGGGGGCGTCCCGGAGGGTCGGGTCGCGCCTGCCGACGCGGACGCGTCGGACGACGTGAACGAAGAAGTAGAGGGGTTCGACAAGTGA
- the nusA gene encoding transcription termination factor NusA, with product MNIDIAALRAIEADKGISAGTIIEAIETALLTAYRHTDGHSSHARIDVDTKTGVVRVMAHDVDADGNRVGEEWDDTPEGFGRIAATTARQVILQRLRDAENERSFGEFATHEGEIVGGVIQRDTRANARGMVVVRIGSEAHGAEGLIPPAEQVPGETYEHGDRIKCYVVGVSRGPRGPQITLSRTHPNLVRKLFALEVPEIADGSVDIVAVAREAGHRSKIAVDSRVQGLNAKGACIGPMGQRVRNVMSELAGEKIDIIDFDEDPAKFVGNALSPSKVVSVTVVDPDARAARVVVPDYQLSLAIGKEGQNARLAARLTGWRIDIRSDAAVDAE from the coding sequence GTGAATATCGACATCGCAGCGCTGCGCGCGATCGAGGCGGACAAGGGCATTTCCGCCGGCACGATCATCGAGGCCATCGAAACGGCCCTGCTCACCGCCTACCGACACACCGACGGTCACAGCTCGCACGCCCGGATCGACGTCGACACCAAGACCGGTGTCGTGCGGGTGATGGCGCACGACGTCGACGCCGACGGCAACCGGGTCGGCGAGGAATGGGACGACACCCCCGAGGGATTCGGGCGTATCGCGGCGACCACCGCCCGTCAGGTCATCCTGCAACGACTGCGGGACGCCGAGAACGAGCGCAGCTTCGGTGAATTCGCCACCCACGAGGGTGAGATCGTCGGCGGCGTCATCCAGCGCGACACCCGCGCGAACGCGCGCGGCATGGTCGTCGTGCGGATCGGTAGCGAGGCGCACGGTGCCGAGGGTCTGATCCCGCCGGCCGAGCAGGTGCCCGGCGAAACCTACGAACACGGCGACCGCATCAAGTGCTACGTCGTCGGCGTCTCCCGCGGACCCCGGGGCCCGCAGATCACGCTGTCACGTACGCATCCGAACCTCGTCCGCAAACTGTTCGCACTCGAGGTGCCGGAGATCGCCGACGGCTCCGTCGACATCGTGGCCGTGGCCCGTGAGGCCGGTCACCGTTCGAAGATCGCCGTCGATTCGCGTGTGCAGGGACTCAACGCGAAGGGTGCGTGCATCGGGCCGATGGGGCAGCGGGTCCGCAACGTGATGAGTGAACTCGCCGGAGAGAAGATCGACATCATCGACTTTGACGAGGATCCGGCGAAATTCGTCGGCAATGCACTGTCTCCGTCGAAAGTGGTGTCCGTCACTGTCGTCGATCCCGATGCGCGTGCCGCCCGGGTCGTCGTACCCGATTACCAGCTGTCGCTGGCGATCGGCAAGGAAGGTCAAAACGCGCGTCTGGCTGCACGGTTGACCGGCTGGCGGATCGACATCCGCAGTGACGCTGCCGTCGACGCGGAGTAG